A window of Magnolia sinica isolate HGM2019 chromosome 13, MsV1, whole genome shotgun sequence genomic DNA:
GCGAATAAGAGTAACCATAACTAATGGAAATAACTGAATTATGCATCaggtatatatataaaagatatcTTGGATGGTGAAAATGCATTTGGAAGATGATAACTCCtagtttaaaaatagaaaaaagaaaaaaagaatgcaaATGAGCTAAAACAAGCATAGGAATTGTCGTATTATAAAGCTAAAGCAAGTGTCAAAATCACGGATCAATGAATTGTGTTTATTGCATTGAAAGCATTACTGGTCCCAATCCCATataaaggagggttgcgtcaggttggcagTTGGCGTAAAACCTCAACCACAACTTTTATCACGAGTATTGATAATTTGACATTTAAAGCTAATAGAGTAGAATggcagaacatgattcatgtagccgccCCAATTAATTAGGAAAGTtttagatgacgatgatgatgagagtggaatggtggaacgggATTCATTTAGTTGAACAGAATTAGCTcagacaaggcttagatgatgacgacgatgactGTGTATGGCATTGGCGTTAATCCGGAGAGGACTAGATTATACCTTCAAATTTTCTAGAGTTTAGGAGTTATGCCTATCAATTTTATGAAAATCAAACTTCTTCATATCTTCGCCACCAAACTTGTCTAAATTGAAATGGTAATATATCTACACTTAAACTCAGGCCTGGAAGTAATGCGGTTGATGGTCCAGTGCCTGGGTAAAGGAGGGTTGATGTCAACCAGTCGTTGAACTTTTGCCAAACAATCATGAGAATTTTTGTTTGGAATTGTGAATTGGTGCTgctcaaagagagagagatgtggcaAGTAACTAGAgaaggttatgatgatgatgagatagGTGAGGAGCCATCCCAAATCCCACCCCAACCACCCAGCTACATCAAAGAAGCCCAATCACATAGCAACCCTTTTCCAAAGATCGAGCCCGACCACGCAGGAGTTATAGACAAGTGGACGGTTCAATCAATCAAATTTTAGAACACCCATTAGGTCAAGGCCACACTTCATGATCcaatgatcctatccatccaaaagTCAGTCATAGTTTTAATGATAAATGATCCCACGCAACATTGTATGTTAACATACAACATCTTTATTTCTGCTTATGTATCACTGCATTGGAACATCCAAGTCGTGAAAAGGGTGGAGCATACTGTGAAGATCATATGGAGCGAAATGGAATGATccactcatcagttgggccatAAACATACGTCCAGTCAAACCATCAGCTGCACATTGATTTCAGTGTAGCCTGCTTGATGAATGTCCCAACCCAGTTTTCATTCCAGCCGATTTTTAATACATGGGCAAGCTTTCAAATGGCTCAGATGTTATACTAAAGTGACCCATTAGTGGAAATTAAAACGTTGTATGTTAAGTTAACATACAATGTTGTATCTGATCATCTCTCATTTTTAATAGCAATCTGTTTAATCTCCTTTATTCTCTAAATGGCCCATTGGAAGAATCATTCTTGCCATACAACCTACAAATTGATTAATCTCCTTTATTCTATCCTTAGTCGAGTCAGGAGGTACAGTTAAATGACTCGGTGACTTGGACCACCTTGTTTTGTCTTGAGTCAAGACACGACTCACTCGAGCCTGAAGTGACTTGGGGTGTTGAACCAGATCGGGTCCGACcgaatctgagttgactcggatgaGTCCCAACAGACTCATTTGAGTCTTAAGACCACGTCAGGGGTGACTCTCCGAATTGGGCCAAGTCAGGAATATTTTGAGAACAGACTCGTGGTGCCGAACCCGTTCAGACTCGGCTGATTCGACAATCCATTCATGAGAAACGATTCCAGCCACAAAAATCGACGGACATTGTTGGAGAAAACTATCATCAGATCTCCAAAAGGTAAATGAAAGACGAATTATAGGGTCCTGATGCACGTAACTCAGGCATTTGGGCCATTTCTTGTAAATCCAGACAATTGCGCAGATGGTCCCTCCATGGATGGGGTTTTCCTTCCAGAATCTCCCTGATCTTAAGATCTGACCCTCCAATTAGTGGACCACAAATTGACGGTAACGAGAAAAGAACACTTCAACTGCCTGGCGAAATGGCCAACGATTGGATGAGTAAGATCTATTGATCCATGATATTTTCATAGAATCGCCACCATCCACGGTAGGCCCGATCAGGTTAACCGTCTGGATCAGCGAACCACAGCGCGCATAGCTCTTGAGAACCGTCATCAGATCATGCAGTTGAAGAAACACAGGGTTATCGTACGGATTACCAATACCAAACCAtagaaaagagatttttctgaagATGAAGGTTAGTTACGCACCTGCGCACGGTAGACTGCAGAGGAAACAAACACCTGAATTGCTGGAACGGAACAGAGGATGATCGGCAAAACCCTTTTTTGATTTGGTTCTTATATTGTTGGGGGTAGAAgaagacgcggatttcctgcgaaagtctttcgcaggaagttcctgcgccgggaacctaggtggggcccactgtgatgtttgtgagaaatcctacccgtccatccgttttttgagttaaATTCAGGATTtaaagccaaaaatgaaccatttccaaaatctcaagtgggccaaaaatgtgataattgaaagtccacggttgaaatattcgtggcaGAAGTTTcgagtcatgctaatatttgtgatttcagttgaTCCCAGACTCCCAGTAGGAATGGATGGCTTGTAAACGtcactgtcgaacccaggtagattttaacggtaggaatttccctaaccacattttcctgtagtacggcccacttgagctttgaatacggttcattttggcatcatgtcctgaaatgaactcaaaaaacagacGGAAggagggaggatttctcacaaacatcacagtggccccacctgggttcccagagCAGGAACTTGGCAGGAAAGCCTTTTGCGTGAAGTGGAATGAGTCATGTGTGCGGGGTCCGTTcatcgggtggggcccaccacaaaaaTGCCATGATTCATGAAAACACGCGCGCACATTCAGTGGATCGGACTCATGTAAAGTCATCCAGGCCGTCTGAATATTGGACCACATCCTGATTTCAGCATAGATCGAAAATCAAAATGagtggatgatcttaaccatctaattccACCCTTTCGGATCTGCCGTCCAATACTTGGCTCTGATTACTGGAGCTTTCATTTGAGCCGGCATTACTTTTGCTTGTAATGCATACATGCGCCATCCAATCCAGTCAATCAGACACTCCCCACCAGGACAAAGATGCATCTCAAAATTCAGACCATTCCATCCTTAGGTGGACCATTCCCGCGGAAAAcaatttgaatttcaaatttcagttagaaaagagaaatgctttCCCCATGTTTCAACTAGCCGTTACAGTCAAAGCTAATCCTTCAGAACATGTACATAAAAAAGACTCATCCTCCCAACTAATATTAATCTTATTCTGCGTCGAATTCAGAATCGTCagttgcatcttcttcttcttcttcaccctCAGAGTCGCTCACAACATACTTTGCGGGTGCACGATTCACTCTCTGCGACCGGGCCCTCGGTGGCGGAATGACCATGTTCGTCTCTTCATGGCTGGAAGAAGACGAGCTGCCTGATTCCGGGGATCCATCATCACCCTTCTTGCCATTGATCCTGCCCAATACAGAGCTACTCTTCTTGTTGAAAGGCGAAGCTCTCATCTTCCTCACCTTCTTCTCAGGGGAGTTTGCAGCATTTTCCGCTGCCTTCAGCATTCCAGTTGCCAGCTTCTGGTTCAAAACAACCGCCTTTACCACTCCTCTCTTTCTTCCCCCTGATGTCGCTGGTTTAGCTTTAGCATTTGCAGGTTTACGTGCTCCTTTCTTTCCTCCTTTTGGCATTAGCTCTGGCTCAAAATCTACATCGTAGTCATCGTTGTTCTGTTTCTCTTCTGGGATGGTTTTCATGGCGTCATCTTCACCATCGGACACCTCAACAAAGGTTGATGAAGACTTTTTGGCCGTATTCCTTCTGCTTGGCTCCTTCCTTGGTTCTTCGGTACTTTCTTCGGTTTCCATAGCTATAGAAGCAAGTAGAGAATTAACGGGAACTCTCCAATGCAGCAGATTTACAGCAAGAAAGATGATGCAATGGAATGGCATTGTGGTATGTTTGTGCAAGATCCAGGCTATTAATCAAGTCGCCCCACCATGCACATGAAAACAGCTGCTTAAATGGAAACGACGGATGGCCTGATGAACAGACTGGATCTCATGTGGACATCCACATCATACGGTCGAAAAACTGCAAAAGAAGGGATATGGGGGACATGGATGATCATATACCTGTTTGATCTGAAGGAGAATCAATGTTATATGCCGCCAGTCGTTCTTTCAGCTCGAGcacctcatcatcttcttcttcactatCAACGGCAGTTGGCTTTTTCTGCTGAAAGACCCAAACCAAAAAGGCAATGAGAAGTCCACAAAAATAGGGAGATACTTGGGAAATAAGAAGTTTCAGGATTTACAAGCACACCTTTCTAGCAGGAGCCTTCTTCGGAGCTCCTCTGCCTTTGGGTTTTGTCCCCTCGGGAACATGTCCTACGGAGAGAAAAAGATAACATGCATTCAGATGAATGAAATCTTCAGGATGGCAAAAATCGTAACTGACAATCCACCCATTTTGGGTTTCAATTTCTGTGCTGCCGACTAGCGTGTACATCCAAACACTGGCTTACTGACAAAGACGATTTTTCATTCATCAGAAAAGAACGATGCTTACCAGTTTCAGTTGTAGTACTAACTGATACTACGGATTCAGCAACAGTATCTGCTTCATTAGCTTTCTTGGTGTTATTCTTTCTTGGGTTCTTTCCTACTTGTTTAGAAGCCTTAGCGAGAGGCTTGCCTGCCCTGCCCTCCATCTGTCCTGTCACCTCCTCCACCTGGGCTTCTTCCTTCTCATGCTCCTGCATCGGTTGAAAATCAGACAAGAAAGACccaaaacaaaagagagagagagagagagagagagagagaatggatggTGATGTCCTCAAAATTGGTATGAGACGAGACGTACATCAAGTGCCGTAATGAAAGCATCAAGATCTTTCATCCACAGAGACTTTGGAgtttccttcttcaattcctgCACATCCATTTCTTGCTTTTCCTTTTCAGCCAACAGCTCTTGAACCTTTTCCAGCGTCAAGGTTCCAATCGGCATCGACAGTAGATACTCATAATCACTTGCTCTTGCAACTCTTCCCACCTCTGgtgtctcttcattttcttctgatTCCATTGCCTCGCCAGTATCAACGCCTTTGGTTTTAGGGAACGGTGTGAAACCCTTCTGCTGCAACTCGAGGACCAGATCCGCTTTCTTCCTGTTACTCACAATAATTTCTCCTTCTACCACCCCGATGATGAATCTGACTTTGTTAGACAATCTCAACAGTTTTATTTCAAGATTATCCAACATTACTTTCTGCATGAAAGTATCAAGCAAGTCAATACCACCATCTTCTCAATTAcccaaaagaaaaaatgaggggCCTAGATCAAAGCTTGCTCACCTTTCTCTTTACATAGAACTCGAGTCTTAAATGAAAGAATTCTTCAAGAACTGCAATAAAAGAAGGCACGGTGACAAGAAAGCATATATAGATTTAAGAAATTCATAGAAAGTACATAGAATAAGCAAACTTACTTTGTTCAGGACAATCATATTTCTTGATGACACCCCTTGCATCAAATAGATGCATGTTGGTTGTGCTGATCGAGGTGGTCATCTTAAATCTTTTCATTAATCCTTCTTGCTTGGCAATATTCATGTTCTCTTCAGACAGCACAACCTCAAAATGGACTGTTGTAACACCACTGTTCTGTCTGTAATCCTGCACAAGGAAACTCTCAGATGAGGTTCCAGATTCAGGGAGAGTTATGATATGATGCTCCATGAAGAGACTAAGAAATGGTATAAATGGGACCCTCCTTTCAGTAACCTGAGGTGGTAGGATCTTCATTGGACAGGCCATGCCTTACCTCCCACTATCAGATGATCCTTGCAATCCGATAGAGAAAAAATTTGGAGAGTTAAACCATTTCCTCTTTTGTGGAGTTGTTAGGCCAAACAAAAATTCCATGGAGCATTGGACATTTCCTCTTTTGTAAAAGAGGCTTCTTATGAATGATAAATGAATTGGGTTTCATAAAttaccttgatgaatggatcctTGATCTTATCGGTCCCAGACATCATGGATTCCAAGAATTCTTTGTAATCCTCCGTCCATCTACGGATTGGCAGCTCCGTAATCCTCAACGTCGTCTCATCAACTTCTTCTATGATCCCATTTACAGTATATGTCATACCGCCTTCCTTTGTTGTTGATTTCTCAATCAGCCCCTGATTTGGATAAGGATACTCTCCGAATATTAACACCACAAAACGCGAATTCCAAACCAAAGCTATTAAGCAAAGCTATTGAAGGGTAAATTCTGAATTCTGAACTTAAAGCTATTGAAGCGAAGCTATTCAAGGGTACGCTGAATTCCAAACTAAAGCTATTGAGTGAAGCTATTCAAGGGTAAGTTAAGGGAGGGAACCTTGAATCCTTTGTACCACGGATCCATCGGCTGCATTGGCTCGTCATTTAACAAGCATCTCAGGTTTGCAACAATGTCTCTTGGATTATAATTAGGAATGTAGGAGCTCCAACCTGTTCCAATTCCTTCACTTCCATTAACCAGAACCATAGGCAGGATAGGCATGTACCTGCATCACAGAAAAGGAATAGCGTGTTAAAAGATAAAGATTTCCTTCATGGTAACTAGTAGAGGCCCCCATGTTTAAAGATTTTACCAAGTGGGTTCAATAGATTGCCCGTCTTCATTCATGTAGTCCAGAAGAACATCATCGTCCTTTGGGAATAAGAACCGTGTGAGAGGCGATAGACAAGTGAATATGTACCTGGCACTCGCATGATCTTTGCCTCCCTGAATGAAAAAGCATGTGTGATCAGTGATACAACAAGATGGGCGTATAAACCTGAAGTTGCAGATGGAGGATATTGCATGCCAATTTGGCATGTGTGCAGGATCCAGGATGTTCATTTGGTCTGCTGCTATGTTTTTGCctttgcccaaaaatcaggctggagTAGTCATCAGGTGTGCCATACATTTATAACAAATGGATGCTTTTAAAGAATCCTGATCAAGACCCATGACTCACTAATGACTGGAACGGTCAGATTTTCAGATAAAGGCATATAAACTGTGGGGACCATATTGGAAGAACGCCCCCAAGATCTTGTATGTGCACATGTATATTAATAACATGATGAACAGTGATTATTCTTATTCTTTTGAAAAAATCACCTGGTGCCGGGTGCCAAACTGGCCGAGCGGTTGCATAAGGTTTATGTTGTTACTACCCACATAATCCTGAGCCATGCCGATTATGGTACTAGCAAGACTCTGCTCACCATGATGGTAAGCTGAGTGCTCAGATACATAACCAGAAAACTGTGCAACCTGCATCGAGAAATAAAAAGGATGGTTAGTTAATTAATCTTCTCTCAAGTTTCTAAGAAATTTCTTGAATTTGGATGTACTGACAGTAAGCATACCTTCGCCTCTTTGACAAAATTCTTCTTGAAAGAACTAAAAAGGATCTTCCTTTGGCCTGGTTTCAGGCCATCAACCATGGATGGGATTGATCGTTGCAAATCCGCCATGGAAAACAATATAAGCTCCTTGTTAACAAAGTCACTGTACTTGATGCGCTTATCTTTatgctcaaggtgggtccccggCTGCAAAGATGAAATCTTCATCAGAACACTAAAACCAAAAGATGGATTTTTCAATTGCAAAACTTAGATGGTATTCATCTTTTACCTCGAATTGGAGGAGCCAGTTCTTCCTTGCTTCAATCTTTTTCCTGCTGAATGCAAGTTCGATTGCATCCCCATCTTGTTCATCCATCCACATAAACTCTTTCTTGTGTTTATCAATTTCTCTGAAATATTCCTTTCCTTCATTTGCTGTACTTGTACCCAACCCCTGCAGGAGAGAGACACAACAATGAGGTATAGCAGGAAATGAATCgctgaatggaaatggaataATCACATTAGGATCAGTTTTGAGTTAATATATAGACAACAGACCTTGTAGTACTTGGTAGACCAGTCTTTGACATTTTCTCCCAAGCTTTCCTTCCATGATTCGAACTCTGGCATGTTGTAGAAGGGCAATACTTTCTTACTCTTTTTATGAGTTGCCTGTGCAACAATCACACAGCAGGATTTAGACATGGATAgaagcttgaaaacccaaaagaaaGAAATGACTCAATTACAATCAGATCCTCATTGTTTGTATTCTCATTTCATCTCTCTCTATTTTGCAAGTCACATTAGCCCTAATCAACTGAGACCAACCTTCACAATAGGCGTTACAAACTCCACCAAGAATGAAGGAATCTTGAGCAGCGATGGCCAGAACATATGGAAGAAATTTATCAGCAGTCCCTTAATGTGGGACCCGTCATGATCCTACATCAGCATTAGATTCAAACTTTAATTATGAAAGAGAAGGAATTACACCACTACAATCCTACACCAGCAAGCTACAACAACAAATTCTgtaatcaaaggagaaaaaaaggaatGGATCTTTTGGAGCTGAACCTGATCGGTCATTATCATTAGATGGCCATATCGCAGAGACTTGACGCTGTCATACTGCCGGCCCTGCTGCAACCCGAGAATTTTCTTGATATGTTGAATCTCGGCATTATCCATTATCTGCTTAGCACTCGCTTCTCGAACATTCAGGAGTTTCCCTCTCAATGGAAACACGCCGTAGTGGTTGCTACCTACAACAGAGATCCCGGCCACCTGTGCACGTAGAAACCCAACTGTAAGCTACAAAGTTGAGAAACTATAATAACTTTGTGAACTCATTATACCACTTACAGCTAGAGCCTTAGCCGAATCTCCTTCCGTCAGAATCAAAGTACATTTCTCAGCATTTCTCTTCCCAGCCTCATTAGCATCATTAAGCTTCTTAATATCAGTAATCCTTCCAATCTTGCTTCCATCAGTTTTCTTCATATCTTTGCTCTGCTTGAAATCCGCCCACGAGAGAAGATTTTCCACGACTCCAGATTTGGCCACTGAATCACAAGGTTCAAAACAGGCCACCTAAAACTTTATACTAGTTTCATTACATAAGAAGAACGAGGTATGCATGATGATTGGGAATCATATGAGACTGACCCTTTTTTAGTAATTCTTGAGAAAGCTCGCATTTAGATCCGAAACTGCTTTGACGAGTCGTCAATGTCTCTTTCGTCTGCGAATCAAATGCAGGGTTGTCAATGAGTGCATTGACGAATACCCACAAATGGTTCTTCACGGTGTGAGGCTTCATGTTCGCATCCTTGTTTTTCTTGTTTACTATGGCCACTAAATGGTTTGCGATCTGGTTAGTCACATATTCAACATGGGTTCCACCCTTGATAGTGGCGATTCCATTCACAAAGCTGACCTGATaaaaccatccaaaagaagttCCAATAAATTCATTTACAATCTAGAAATGCTAATATGATGGTCATTTGAAGACAATCTGAAGTGCAGTTCCCAACTATTGGAAGAGTTAATCTGGTGGACCATAGGCCAAAAACTGTAATGATTGGAGAACTCATTGCAAGTTTTGTTTGTCGATTGTAGATTAAGCTCATTTTTTtagctaaccatccattttcaagcCACTGTTCGGATGGTTACAACGATCCAATCACCTTTGCTTTCGGTCTGTGGGCAATCCATGCGGTGTCCCACCAAGTCCACAGTCAGGACCAACAAGGAGCCAGTTCATTTAAGATGTTCCGGCCTGCACTTCATGAAGCTCCATGAAGTGCCTCGATCATAGTAGCAATGAGTGTTGCATTGCATTAAACATGTTCCGGCCCACACTTCATGAAGCTCCATGAAGTGCTTGCCTCCATCATAGTTGCAACCCTTCACACAGTGCTAGTCAAGCAGAATCAATGGATGGAAGTAGTTTCTGAATACCTGTTGAAAGTGCCCATCACTCAAACTCACGCAAATTTCCCACCTGTCATTGACCTTCTCCGTGATCCTGATAACATAGCCAGGCAAAGAAAAACGAGAAAATCAGCTTCCGAAATTAGGAAAAGTTGGACAGgggtaaaattcttaaaattttaaacaCCAACCTCGGTACGGATTCGACGTCACGGGACTTAGCAGCAGATTGTAGGTAAAGATTAATATAATCAAGGAACGATTTCACGGGCACCTTCTGTCCGTTCAACTCAACCTTTACTGTCTTGCCAAGGCATCCAGCTACATCGACTACTCGTTTCTTCATTAAAGCAACAACGTCATCTTCCAAATGGGTCATATTGAACTTTGCCAAGTCAGGCTTAAAAGTAACTTTGGTCCAGTTTTCGCCTCCCTTGCACTTAGTAATGGAGGGCTCTGATTTATTTCCCATGTTGTTTGTGAAAACCTTAGCAGCAGGAAAAATCAAAAGGGCAGATGTATGTAAGAAAAATGGTGAAAGCATCATAAGTTCAATTCAGAGAAATGAGTGAATAATTGAAATGTTGAGCCTTGATTTCAATTTTAATAGAAAGAAAATAAGGCTGTTATTGCCAAAGAGGAACGACGGCCTGCAACCCATTGTAGGTTCGTGTCAGCTGCAATGAATTACACGTGCCAATGTGTCAAGTGTCTATGATATCCAAGCAGCGCGAAAGGTGGAACCCACCCGAAGATAGCCCGATGGAAAATCAGGCCAGCGAAATCATCAGGACAGCCATCTCTCAGATGAAAACAATGGAGGTCTTGAAGCAGTCCCAGCCAACAGACTGATCCAATGTACACATGTGACCTCCCTGTGGATGGGACTGACCTGATTTTCTCAACCAgaaatcttcatggtggggcccattttttgaATGATGGTTCATATGTCGATCACCGTTGCCACATTGACATGTGTGAAAGGGGTTGTAACTTAAGCTCACCTACAACTAGTAGGTACTCATTGCTCATTGCTAAAATATCCAAATGTCAATCCCATCTAAAAGGGTGAAATCCATATAGTACATTTTCTGTTACATGAACATCAAGAAATGGAAGTGTTGCTATGACCCTAACCAGATTGTCAGACAGTAAGTGgaagatccagactgttgatctgatgggcacaCACTTGATAACCCAATATTTTCCAGATTGGAATATCCTGACCTTTGGACCAGCTGCCCACGAATTGATGATTAACACAAAACAAAAGGCAGCAATCCTCATTTAATTGATGAAGGCCAAAGATCAAATGGTCAAGATCTTCCAATGAAACAGATCTTTGGACATTCTCCCATCAATCAACTGTCTGATCACCACCAAATCAAGGGATCCTATCATTCCTTGACCCAAGAAATGGAAAGAAACAAGAACATCAATCTTAAATCATCAGAACCCACAAATGGAAACTGAAAATTAGATcctcatttttaaaaagaaaaagaaaagaagaacatgaaaaagaaattcattACAACAATATCAAGAAACCTAGACCTTCGGATTGACAGCAATAccaaagaaacaaaaaacaaCAGAAGTCTAACATGTGAttgaaacaaaagaagataacaaATCGacccaagaaattgaatccaagatcTATAAAATACCTGTTTATACTTCTTCTGCCTCTTCCCATCAGCAGTTTGAATTACAAACTCTGTCGAGAATATATTCGTCAGCTTTGCTCCATACCCATTCCTCCCGCCCGTtgtcttcttcacattatcatcgTAATTGCTGCTCGTCAGCAAATGCCCAAAGATCAACTCAGGCACATAGACCCCTTCTTCCTGGTGGACCTCGATAGGCACTCCGTCCCCATTGTTGTAGATGCTGATGCAATTCTCTTCGGCGTTGATTTCTACCTTGACAGAGTCCATCGAGGGGTCCCTCTGTTTGTTGTCTGCTGCATTGACGAGGATCTCGTCAAAGATCTTGTAGAGGCCCGGGACGTATGTGATGGAGCGGTGGACCATCTCGCCACCCTCGTAAACCCAGAGGGTTTGGGTGTGTTTCTCGACCGACCCAATGTAGGTGTCAGGACGGAGGAGGATGTGCTCCAGCTGGGTCTTTTTCTGATAGGTCTCTTCGATTGTTTTCGCAGGCGGGGGGCCGGCGTTGAAGGCGCTGCTGGTCTGGAGTGGGAGCTTTTCGGCCATGGCTACGGGGAGGACAGACACGGAGATAGTGTCTTTGAGAGAAGGGAATTCAGATGGAGAAAATGCGACCTAGTTGGAAGAGCGTTTGATTTATAAAAGGATGGAATAACGGTAAagatatttgaattttgaattaaagCGGGATTTGAAATGGACGGTGAAGGGATTTGAAATGGGCGGTGAAGGTGGGTTGAGGGAATCGGACGGATGTGTTTTGTTGGTCTTGGGATTAGTAAAATAGAGACCCTGGACTTGATTGAAATACGAAACTGCCCTTTGGATCTCTCTTgggaagggagcggattaggtgcggctagGGGtacacatttaaccggtagaacggTGGATccagaccggaaccgaccaaacggtccggtttggttcggttctagagtgcaccggttctggttctagtttcaaaaatcaaagaactggtAACATCGATTCGGTTCTTGATTTGggagtatgtagaaccgaaccaagccgtgaaccgatccgtagaaccaaaccgtggatccgatccgtaaaACCGAAtcgatgtatttttgcacaccttataattattttctctagaataattattttcgtaaatgtatttttgcataccttatgcaatatctaaaccattcatcaaatggaccacaatatggatggacatgggcttgcaattaggctggattataaaaagcccagaactgtggaaccgatccggaaccgaactggttttaacggttcggttccagttcggttctagggtgccaacagTCCGATTTCGGTTCTaaatttcctagaaccgttaggaacggttcggttctgatttcaccccaaaaccggaccaaaccgactgtgtacacccctaggtgcaCCCGtggccggacgcggatttcctgcgaaagcctttcgcagtaagttcctgcgctggaaacttggGTGGGACTTAacgtgatgtttttaagaaatccaccccgtacatccgttttctgagctcagtttaggacttgagaccaaaattgagaaggatccaagactcaagtgggccgcactagagtaaaaggtgggtagaaaaattcctactgtttctagggtagaaagtgatgtttacatgac
This region includes:
- the LOC131222577 gene encoding DNA topoisomerase 2-like isoform X1, whose amino-acid sequence is MAEKLPLQTSSAFNAGPPPAKTIEETYQKKTQLEHILLRPDTYIGSVEKHTQTLWVYEGGEMVHRSITYVPGLYKIFDEILVNAADNKQRDPSMDSVKVEINAEENCISIYNNGDGVPIEVHQEEGVYVPELIFGHLLTSSNYDDNVKKTTGGRNGYGAKLTNIFSTEFVIQTADGKRQKKYKQVFTNNMGNKSEPSITKCKGGENWTKVTFKPDLAKFNMTHLEDDVVALMKKRVVDVAGCLGKTVKVELNGQKVPVKSFLDYINLYLQSAAKSRDVESVPRITEKVNDRWEICVSLSDGHFQQVSFVNGIATIKGGTHVEYVTNQIANHLVAIVNKKNKDANMKPHTVKNHLWVFVNALIDNPAFDSQTKETLTTRQSSFGSKCELSQELLKKVAKSGVVENLLSWADFKQSKDMKKTDGSKIGRITDIKKLNDANEAGKRNAEKCTLILTEGDSAKALAVAGISVVGSNHYGVFPLRGKLLNVREASAKQIMDNAEIQHIKKILGLQQGRQYDSVKSLRYGHLMIMTDQDHDGSHIKGLLINFFHMFWPSLLKIPSFLVEFVTPIVKATHKKSKKVLPFYNMPEFESWKESLGENVKDWSTKYYKGLGTSTANEGKEYFREIDKHKKEFMWMDEQDGDAIELAFSRKKIEARKNWLLQFEPGTHLEHKDKRIKYSDFVNKELILFSMADLQRSIPSMVDGLKPGQRKILFSSFKKNFVKEAKVAQFSGYVSEHSAYHHGEQSLASTIIGMAQDYVGSNNINLMQPLGQFGTRHQGGKDHASARYIFTCLSPLTRFLFPKDDDVLLDYMNEDGQSIEPTWYMPILPMVLVNGSEGIGTGWSSYIPNYNPRDIVANLRCLLNDEPMQPMDPWYKGFKGLIEKSTTKEGGMTYTVNGIIEEVDETTLRITELPIRRWTEDYKEFLESMMSGTDKIKDPFIKDYRQNSGVTTVHFEVVLSEENMNIAKQEGLMKRFKMTTSISTTNMHLFDARGVIKKYDCPEQILEEFFHLRLEFYVKRKKVMLDNLEIKLLRLSNKVRFIIGVVEGEIIVSNRKKADLVLELQQKGFTPFPKTKGVDTGEAMESEENEETPEVGRVARASDYEYLLSMPIGTLTLEKVQELLAEKEKQEMDVQELKKETPKSLWMKDLDAFITALDEHEKEEAQVEEVTGQMEGRAGKPLAKASKQVGKNPRKNNTKKANEADTVAESVVSVSTTTETGHVPEGTKPKGRGAPKKAPARKQKKPTAVDSEEEDDEVLELKERLAAYNIDSPSDQTAMETEESTEEPRKEPSRRNTAKKSSSTFVEVSDGEDDAMKTIPEEKQNNDDYDVDFEPELMPKGGKKGARKPANAKAKPATSGGRKRGVVKAVVLNQKLATGMLKAAENAANSPEKKVRKMRASPFNKKSSSVLGRINGKKGDDGSPESGSSSSSSHEETNMVIPPPRARSQRVNRAPAKYVVSDSEGEEEEEDATDDSEFDAE